One window of the bacterium genome contains the following:
- a CDS encoding VOC family protein — protein sequence MKPKLDHIGIAVTDLEASIQAYETLGFAVESIDEVPGFGVKVAFLPMACGAVELVQPVNED from the coding sequence CCTAAATTAGATCATATAGGGATAGCCGTAACCGACCTTGAAGCCTCCATTCAGGCCTACGAGACCCTCGGCTTCGCTGTCGAGTCCATCGACGAGGTTCCCGGTTTCGGAGTGAAGGTGGCGTTTCTCCCCATGGCCTGCGGCGCCGTGGAGCTGGTCCAGCCGGTGAATGAGGAC